A window of Thunnus thynnus chromosome 17, fThuThy2.1, whole genome shotgun sequence contains these coding sequences:
- the LOC137167961 gene encoding inward rectifier potassium channel 2-like produces MGSVRSHRYSIVSSEEDGMKLATIAVPNGYGNGNVNKVHTEHQHQSRFVRKDGHCNVQFINMSEKGQRYLADIFTTCVDIRWRWMLLIFCLSFLLSWLFFGLVFWLVALSYGDLENETQMCVSNVDSFTAAFLFSVETQTTIGYGYRYVTEECPVAVFMVVFQSIVGCIIDAFIIGAVMAKMAKPKKRNETLVFSHFATVAMRDGKLCLMWRVGNLRKSHLVEAHVRAQLLKSRTTAEGEFIPLDQVDIDVGFDSGIDRIFLVSPITIVHEIDEDSPFFEMSKQELESSEFEIVVILEGMVEATAMTTQCRSSYVASEILWGHRFEPVLFEEKNYYKVDYSRFDNTYEVPSTPHCSARELAEKKSNASSSRNSFCYENEVALEKVEMEEEFEEDENREMRSVEVGALEDTNTDVVSDSEHNLDSLPLESRPLTAESEI; encoded by the coding sequence ATGGGGAGTGTGCGAAGTCACCGTTACAGCATTGTGTCCTCTGAGGAAGATGGCATGAAGCTGGCCACTATTGCCGTCCCGAATGGCTACGGAAACGGCAATGTTAATAAGGTGCACACAGAGCACCAACATCAGAGCCGCTTTGTCAGGAAGGATGGTCACTGCAATGTGCAGTTTATCAATATGAGTGAGAAAGGCCAGCGGTACCTGGCAGATATCTTCACCACCTGTGTGGACATTCGCTGGCGTTGGATGCTGCTCATCTTCTGCCTTTCCTTCCTGCTGTCATGGTTGTTTTTTGGCCTCGTCTTCTGGCTAGTGGCCCTCTCTTATGGGGACTTGGAGAATGAGACTCAAATGTGTGTTTCCAATGTGGACAGCTTTACTGCTGCCTTCTTGTTCTCGGTGGAGACCCAAACCACTATTGGCTATGGGTATCGCTATGTGACAGAGGAGTGCCCCGTTGCTGTCTTTATGGTCGTCTTCCAAAGCATTGTGGGATGCATCATTGATGCTTTCATCATCGGTGCTGTCATGGCCAAGATGGCCAAGCCCAAAAAGAGGAATGAGACCCTTGTGTTCAGCCACTTTGCTACAGTGGCCATGAGGGACGGCAAACTGTGCCTGATGTGGCGCGTGGGAAACCTGAGGAAGAGTCACCTGGTGGAGGCCCATGTTAGGGCCCAGCTCCTCAAGTCTCGCACCACTGCAGAGGGAGAGTTCATCCCTCTAGATCAGGTAGACATCGACGTAGGCTTCGATAGCGGCATTGACAGAATCTTCCTGGTGTCTCCAATCACCATTGTGCATGAGATTGATGAGGACAGCCCATTCTTTGAGATGAGCAAACAGGAGTTGGAGTCGTCAGAATTTGAGATTGTAGTGATTCTTGAGGGCATGGTCGAGGCCACAGCCATGACTACTCAATGTCGGAGCTCCTATGTGGCCAGCGAGATCCTCTGGGGCCACCGCTTTGAGCCGGTGCTCTTCGAAGAAAAGAACTACTACAAAGTGGACTACTCTCGCTTTGACAACACCTACGAGGTGCCCAGCACACCCCACTGTAGCGCCAGGGAACTAGCAGAGAAGAAGTCCAACGCCTCCAGCTCGAGGAACTCCTTTTGTTATGAGAACGAAGTGGCTCTTGAAAAAgtagagatggaggaggagttCGAGGAGGATGAAAACAGGGAGATGAGGAGTGTGGAGGTTGGTGCACttgaagacacaaacacagatgtagTTTCAGACTCTGAACACAATCTGGACTCTTTGCCTTTAGAATCAAGGCCTTTGACAGCAGAATCAGAAATATGA